One region of Malania oleifera isolate guangnan ecotype guangnan chromosome 6, ASM2987363v1, whole genome shotgun sequence genomic DNA includes:
- the LOC131157453 gene encoding uncharacterized protein LOC131157453, producing the protein MAISGSGSHPPAIKTEAEFVRCESCGFTEECTPAYIARVRDRYGGRWICGLCAEAVKYEALRSERRITTEEALDRHINICDEFRSSGKPSSSSEHPISAMGRRLRRSLDTPAKTLRSNSSRGLGGIEPEVHRPRLLRSGSCFSALSR; encoded by the coding sequence ATGGCGATTTCGGGGTCTGGATCGCACCCACCAGCAATCAAAACCGAAGCCGAGTTCGTGAGATGCGAGTCTTGCGGGTTCACGGAGGAGTGCACACCGGCGTACATAGCTCGCGTTCGGGACAGGTACGGCGGGCGGTGGATATGCGGCCTTTGCGCCGAAGCCGTTAAGTACGAGGCCCTGCGGTCGGAACGGCGCATCACCACGGAAGAAGCCCTCGACCGTCACATCAACATCTGCGACGAGTTCAGGTCCTCCGGAAAACCGTCGAGTTCGTCGGAGCACCCGATTTCTGCCATGGGGCGGCGGCTTCGGCGATCCCTGGACACTCCGGCGAAGACTCTCCGGTCCAATTCCAGCCGCGGGCTTGGCGGGATCGAGCCGGAGGTTCATCGTCCCAGGTTGCTTCGGTCCGGGAGCTGCTTCTCTGCTCTGTCCCGTTGA